In Candidatus Cloacimonadota bacterium, the following are encoded in one genomic region:
- a CDS encoding peptidylprolyl isomerase, translating to MIVASVNNYDIDEREFLAELNRLLREKNRQQVNAQMKEIALDNLISGAIILEEARLQNLSVSEDEVQQEMINFQMCFKTSEEYEEFLKSTGLTHEQMLQRLYDKILVRRYLESCVSKEFDVDDQYLREFYEKNILLFNTELMIRVSHILTTLDKGLAGSEELRQEIKNPKDFDQVAKKCSECPSCCQAGDLGYIVKGKMVKEFDETAFNLKVNEISQPVKTKHGYHIIMVTERKEPGTLSFDEVKEPLKKRLCQIEYELEVDRHIKDLRDKADIYINEEYFGFKLKKGAL from the coding sequence ATGATTGTTGCCAGTGTCAACAATTACGATATTGATGAAAGAGAGTTTCTGGCCGAATTGAACAGATTGCTCCGAGAAAAAAATCGACAGCAAGTTAATGCCCAAATGAAAGAAATCGCCTTAGATAATCTCATTAGCGGTGCCATAATATTAGAAGAAGCACGACTTCAGAATCTGAGTGTTTCAGAAGATGAAGTACAACAGGAGATGATAAACTTCCAAATGTGTTTTAAAACTTCTGAAGAGTATGAAGAGTTTCTCAAATCAACTGGATTGACCCATGAACAGATGTTACAGAGACTGTATGATAAGATTCTAGTCCGACGTTATTTGGAAAGTTGTGTTTCAAAAGAGTTTGATGTGGATGATCAATATCTTCGAGAGTTTTATGAAAAAAATATCCTACTATTCAATACAGAATTGATGATTCGAGTTTCACATATCCTGACAACCTTAGACAAGGGATTGGCAGGATCTGAGGAATTACGACAAGAGATTAAAAATCCTAAAGATTTTGACCAGGTAGCGAAAAAGTGTTCTGAGTGTCCAAGTTGTTGTCAGGCAGGAGATCTGGGGTATATAGTCAAAGGTAAGATGGTCAAAGAATTCGATGAGACTGCCTTTAATTTGAAAGTAAATGAGATCAGCCAACCGGTAAAAACAAAACATGGCTATCATATAATTATGGTTACCGAACGCAAAGAACCGGGTACGCTTTCGTTTGATGAGGTAAAAGAACCTCTAAAAAAGAGATTATGCCAGATTGAATATGAGTTGGAAGTAGATAGACATATCAAAGATCTAAGGGATAAAGCAGATATCTATATCAATGAAGAATATTTCGGTTTTAAACTCAAGAAAGGAGCTCTTTAA
- a CDS encoding pyridoxine 5'-phosphate synthase: protein MALLGVNIDHIATIRQARLGIEPEPLHAALIAQQNGADQITVHLREDRRHIQIRDVKMLRGIVQTKLNLEMALTTELIAIAKSIKPDTVTLVPEKREELTTEGGLNLNIKGLEDSIKELIDNGIEVSLFVEPDLEIIKTADRLKVQAVEIHTGTYANAKDEQDIKNELARIYKASKAIKSAGMRVVAGHGINYHNVFGLTALNIIEEYNIGHSIVSRAVFTGLAEAVSTMKKFIS from the coding sequence ATGGCTTTATTAGGTGTTAATATTGATCATATTGCTACCATAAGACAGGCAAGATTGGGCATTGAACCTGAACCTTTACATGCTGCTCTTATTGCTCAACAAAACGGGGCAGACCAGATTACTGTTCATTTAAGAGAGGATAGAAGACATATCCAGATCAGGGATGTTAAGATGCTGCGAGGTATAGTACAAACAAAACTGAATTTGGAAATGGCACTGACTACAGAACTTATAGCCATAGCTAAATCAATTAAACCGGATACGGTCACGCTTGTACCTGAAAAAAGAGAAGAACTCACTACAGAAGGGGGGTTGAATCTCAATATAAAAGGATTGGAAGATAGCATCAAAGAGCTTATAGATAACGGAATTGAGGTAAGTCTCTTTGTCGAACCGGATCTAGAAATAATAAAAACTGCTGATAGACTAAAAGTCCAAGCAGTAGAGATACATACCGGAACTTATGCCAATGCTAAAGATGAACAAGATATTAAAAATGAACTAGCAAGGATTTACAAGGCAAGTAAAGCTATTAAATCTGCAGGCATGAGAGTTGTTGCGGGGCATGGCATAAATTACCATAATGTGTTTGGATTAACTGCCTTAAACATAATAGAAGAGTATAATATTGGACATAGCATTGTCTCTCGTGCAGTATTCACAGGTCTTGCAGAAGCCGTTTCTACCATGAAAAAGTTTATTTCCTGA
- a CDS encoding VOC family protein, with amino-acid sequence MDYKKKLYSIEWLVIPAPDIQKARIFYSNVFNFQLTEYNESFTLFKAGNISGALDSSLKPSINSLSFSITVDDILEVSDKILQYGGVIIKETYSLGGNLGVCAQFADPNGNILELYSTK; translated from the coding sequence ATGGATTATAAGAAGAAACTATACTCTATAGAATGGTTAGTTATACCGGCTCCAGATATTCAAAAAGCCCGCATTTTTTATAGTAATGTTTTTAACTTTCAATTAACAGAATACAACGAATCCTTTACTCTGTTTAAAGCCGGTAACATCAGTGGTGCTTTGGATAGTAGTTTAAAACCATCCATCAATAGTCTCAGTTTTTCTATTACAGTGGATGATATACTAGAAGTATCCGATAAAATTTTACAATATGGGGGAGTGATCATCAAAGAAACGTATTCACTAGGGGGAAATCTTGGTGTTTGTGCGCAATTTGCTGATCCCAATGGTAATATTCTCGAACTCTATTCTACAAAATAA
- a CDS encoding NAD(P)H-dependent oxidoreductase subunit E: MALEVMKSKIAKMQEKHNILLEYSFDVVELDKGYANRYLRVDLMKKEVTIQLVTEQMKDLWVGGKGFDLWLTFKEITPQTRWDSPENPICFSPGPLGGTTSFPGSGKTLVTAISPLTNIMIDSNVGGYFGPYLKFAGFDALLVIGKAEEDVVLVIDAAKGKIRIETAPEEHLDSHILAEELTEMYADNELDKRNVAVVSSGSAAAYSRIAMLNFSFWDWRRGVTRFKQAGRGGIGMVFRDKGLKAIVAKNLDITPAWRIEESKVAHLLRPEKISIQEDEGDITKIIDIINKWHKDEEYVIEMMQDIQQEFRHISQTAIDLINKETGKPKAYLYHIATFYKSLSLDEKGELNIQVCMGTTCHVKGAARIIDRFEQILGIKCGETTKDKKYSLEAVACLGACSIAPVIKIGEKVVGNVQVKDVERLIKDPETDQREGEQK; the protein is encoded by the coding sequence ATGGCATTAGAAGTGATGAAATCTAAAATTGCCAAAATGCAAGAGAAACACAACATATTATTAGAGTACTCCTTTGATGTAGTTGAGTTGGATAAAGGATACGCCAATCGCTATCTGCGGGTAGATCTAATGAAAAAAGAGGTCACTATTCAACTGGTTACCGAACAGATGAAGGATCTTTGGGTTGGAGGAAAAGGGTTTGATCTTTGGTTAACTTTTAAGGAGATTACCCCTCAAACTCGTTGGGATAGTCCAGAGAACCCTATTTGCTTCTCGCCGGGTCCTTTAGGTGGTACTACATCTTTTCCGGGTTCCGGGAAAACCTTAGTTACAGCAATATCGCCACTGACCAATATTATGATCGACAGTAATGTCGGTGGATATTTTGGACCTTATTTGAAATTTGCTGGATTTGATGCTTTGTTGGTCATAGGGAAAGCAGAAGAAGATGTTGTATTGGTTATTGATGCTGCCAAAGGGAAGATCAGGATTGAAACAGCTCCGGAAGAACATCTCGATTCACATATCTTAGCTGAAGAGCTAACTGAGATGTACGCAGATAATGAGTTAGACAAACGTAATGTTGCTGTAGTTTCTTCTGGTAGTGCTGCCGCTTATTCTCGAATAGCTATGCTTAACTTCTCATTCTGGGATTGGAGAAGAGGAGTAACGAGGTTTAAGCAGGCCGGACGTGGTGGCATTGGCATGGTATTTCGTGATAAAGGATTGAAAGCTATAGTAGCCAAGAACCTTGATATAACTCCCGCTTGGCGTATTGAAGAGAGCAAAGTTGCCCATCTGTTACGTCCTGAAAAGATATCTATTCAAGAAGATGAAGGAGATATAACCAAGATTATAGACATAATCAATAAATGGCATAAAGATGAGGAATATGTCATAGAGATGATGCAGGACATCCAACAAGAGTTCAGACATATATCTCAGACAGCGATTGATCTGATCAATAAAGAGACCGGCAAACCTAAAGCTTACCTTTATCATATAGCAACTTTCTATAAATCACTCTCCTTGGATGAAAAAGGAGAATTAAATATTCAGGTCTGTATGGGAACTACCTGTCATGTAAAAGGTGCTGCCCGAATTATTGACCGTTTCGAACAGATCTTAGGTATTAAGTGTGGTGAAACAACGAAAGATAAAAAATACTCCTTAGAAGCTGTTGCTTGTCTGGGTGCTTGCAGTATTGCGCCGGTCATCAAAATTGGTGAAAAGGTAGTAGGTAATGTACAGGTAAAAGATGTCGAACGGTTGATCAAAGACCCTGAAACAGATCAAAGAGAAGGAGAACAGAAATGA
- a CDS encoding 4Fe-4S binding protein, with translation MKNISIDDLTKIAGSEKERWANYKGMLMVCTGTGCVSAGGMTIRDKFVEELKKHNLSEDYLTVGTGCNGFCAVGPICVVQPDGIFYQKLKLKDVEEIVESHLSNGVVVERCLHKDPLSGEVNEKMKDIQFFTKQYLIALRNKGLIDPENIDHYIARDGYQGLKKALTELTPQDIIDLVKKSAIRGRGGGGFPAGWKWETAYKTAQNKNEEIYIVCNADEGDPGAYMDRSIIETDPHTVLEGMIIGAIAVGAKEGFIYIRKEYPLAMERLQKAIEQAREYGLLGKNILQKGIDFDIHIHRGAGAFVCGESSALMASMSGMAGEPRAKYVHNVEVGYRDKPTVLNNVETWANIPVIITKGAEWFAQIGSGDVSENPWNGSSGTKVFSLVGDIHNTGLVEVPMGITLREIIEEIGGGIPNNREFKAVQTGGPSGGCLPASKLDMPVDFDSLTAAGSMMGSGGMIVMDDKTCMVDVARYFVDFLIDESCGKCTPCREGLFALNKILTRICNGEGKEQDLEELRSLSDTIRDASLCQLGGSAPNPVLSTMNYFMDEYIEHIRERKCRAGVCKPLIKYSISEEHCTGCTLCARNCPVAAITGETKKLHVIDQEKCIKCGICYEVCNFNAVEVK, from the coding sequence ATGAAGAATATAAGTATTGATGATCTGACAAAAATTGCCGGTTCTGAAAAAGAGCGCTGGGCAAATTATAAAGGGATGTTGATGGTCTGTACTGGTACAGGTTGCGTTTCTGCCGGTGGTATGACGATTAGAGATAAGTTCGTGGAGGAACTTAAAAAACATAATCTTTCGGAAGACTATCTGACTGTTGGAACAGGTTGTAACGGATTCTGTGCCGTTGGTCCTATCTGTGTAGTGCAACCGGATGGGATCTTTTATCAAAAACTAAAATTGAAAGATGTGGAAGAGATAGTTGAATCCCACCTTAGTAATGGTGTTGTAGTAGAGAGATGCCTGCATAAAGATCCACTCAGCGGTGAAGTTAATGAAAAGATGAAAGATATCCAGTTCTTTACTAAGCAGTATTTAATAGCATTAAGAAACAAAGGGTTAATTGACCCGGAGAATATTGATCATTACATAGCTCGTGATGGATATCAGGGACTAAAGAAAGCTCTGACAGAACTTACACCACAAGATATTATCGATTTAGTTAAGAAATCTGCTATTCGCGGAAGAGGAGGCGGTGGTTTCCCTGCAGGTTGGAAATGGGAAACTGCTTATAAAACTGCCCAAAATAAGAATGAAGAAATCTATATAGTCTGTAATGCAGACGAAGGGGATCCCGGTGCCTATATGGACCGAAGTATAATTGAAACTGATCCTCATACTGTTCTGGAAGGGATGATAATCGGAGCTATAGCTGTGGGTGCGAAAGAGGGATTTATCTATATCCGAAAAGAATACCCACTGGCAATGGAGAGATTGCAGAAGGCGATTGAACAAGCCCGAGAATATGGGTTACTTGGGAAAAATATCCTCCAAAAGGGTATCGACTTTGATATTCATATCCATCGTGGAGCCGGAGCATTTGTCTGTGGTGAATCGAGTGCTTTAATGGCTTCGATGTCTGGTATGGCAGGTGAGCCGCGAGCCAAGTATGTTCATAATGTTGAAGTTGGTTATCGTGATAAACCGACAGTTCTTAATAATGTGGAAACATGGGCTAATATTCCGGTAATAATCACTAAAGGAGCTGAATGGTTTGCCCAAATAGGTAGCGGAGATGTTAGCGAGAACCCTTGGAATGGTTCTTCCGGTACCAAGGTTTTCTCTTTAGTAGGGGATATTCACAATACCGGTTTAGTTGAAGTCCCTATGGGTATAACCTTGAGAGAGATTATCGAAGAAATTGGCGGAGGAATACCTAATAATAGAGAGTTTAAGGCAGTACAAACAGGAGGTCCTTCCGGTGGTTGTTTGCCAGCTAGTAAACTCGATATGCCGGTTGACTTTGATTCTTTAACTGCTGCAGGTTCAATGATGGGTTCCGGTGGAATGATTGTTATGGATGACAAAACCTGTATGGTGGATGTAGCGAGATACTTTGTCGATTTCCTGATAGATGAATCTTGCGGAAAGTGTACACCATGCCGTGAGGGGCTATTTGCTCTGAATAAGATTCTTACGAGAATTTGCAACGGCGAAGGAAAAGAACAAGATCTCGAGGAGTTAAGGTCATTATCGGATACTATCAGAGATGCCAGCTTATGCCAGTTAGGAGGATCGGCTCCCAATCCTGTACTAAGTACAATGAACTATTTCATGGATGAATATATCGAACATATTCGAGAAAGAAAGTGTCGTGCCGGAGTTTGTAAACCACTGATCAAATATTCTATCAGTGAAGAGCACTGCACCGGTTGTACGTTATGTGCCCGCAATTGCCCTGTAGCTGCTATAACAGGTGAAACCAAGAAATTGCATGTTATAGATCAAGAAAAATGTATTAAATGTGGTATCTGCTACGAAGTTTGTAATTTTAATGCTGTGGAGGTGAAATAA
- a CDS encoding (2Fe-2S)-binding protein, whose protein sequence is MSNQMVTILVNDRKELQVQLDTFLLKPILAAGIVVPTLCYHKDLTPDGSCRLCVCEIEVKGKRRLVTSCNYPVRENIKVWTDSERVKQHRQKLAEMYLGRWPNVKVVQDAAKQCGVTDGSKFRSELTEESDKACILCGKCVRACKEFILERIIDFAGRGIKRHITMPFGQVDKHCIGCTSCAYVCPTGAIEIIDDMNHPVDPKLIRDHGMKVNAEMATLDSHQCCMREVGTANIVEVMDRYDLLPVHNFKYGSHPDTPKTDSIVLRKKYFTQEHADACWRGCSMACSKAVDGFELKTGPYKGDKVVVDGPEYETAAGCTNMGCFDPDFVVEFNFYCDTYGIDTISMATATAFAMECYEAGILTKEDTGGKELNFGNGDAVLECLHEMSRGEGFGVELGQGIRYLKEKLQKKYPDRAQWLHDIGMEVKGLEYSEYVSKESLAQQGGYAMAVKGPQHDEAWLIFMDMVNNQIPTFEDKAEALYYFPLFRTWFGLMGLCKIVWNDVVPADNAKKYPPQVAAKIPDHVENYWKFFEGMTGKELDEQKMLDQSARVHNLQRVMSVMMGYGKREDDMPPYRAMGPVTEEEYLSREDRYDKQLQENLGVDPTKLSLTEKMEMTRKHRFDQYNKLMDAAYERRGWNKQGIPKIERLQELGIDLPELVEIVRPFQ, encoded by the coding sequence ATGAGTAATCAAATGGTCACAATACTGGTAAATGATAGAAAAGAACTGCAAGTTCAACTGGATACTTTTTTACTTAAACCAATATTAGCTGCTGGAATAGTAGTTCCTACATTATGTTATCACAAAGACTTAACTCCGGACGGTTCTTGTAGATTGTGTGTATGTGAGATAGAAGTGAAAGGGAAGAGAAGGTTAGTCACCTCTTGTAATTACCCTGTTAGGGAAAACATCAAAGTTTGGACAGATTCAGAGCGAGTTAAACAGCATCGCCAGAAACTAGCTGAGATGTATTTAGGTAGATGGCCAAATGTCAAAGTGGTACAAGATGCTGCTAAACAATGCGGAGTAACTGACGGATCAAAATTCAGAAGTGAGTTGACAGAAGAAAGCGATAAAGCATGTATCTTATGTGGTAAGTGTGTCCGTGCGTGTAAAGAATTCATCTTGGAAAGAATAATAGATTTTGCCGGAAGAGGAATAAAGCGTCATATAACTATGCCTTTTGGACAGGTAGATAAACACTGTATCGGCTGTACTTCATGTGCTTATGTCTGCCCAACCGGAGCTATAGAGATCATTGATGATATGAATCATCCCGTTGATCCAAAACTCATTCGTGATCACGGAATGAAGGTCAATGCCGAAATGGCAACTCTTGATAGCCATCAATGTTGCATGCGTGAAGTGGGAACAGCAAATATCGTAGAGGTTATGGACCGATATGATCTGTTACCGGTTCATAATTTCAAGTATGGTTCTCATCCCGATACACCCAAAACAGATTCCATCGTTTTGAGGAAGAAGTATTTTACTCAGGAACATGCAGATGCCTGTTGGCGTGGTTGTTCTATGGCTTGCTCTAAGGCAGTAGATGGATTTGAATTGAAAACAGGTCCTTATAAGGGAGACAAAGTTGTAGTTGATGGACCGGAATATGAAACAGCAGCAGGTTGTACGAATATGGGTTGTTTCGATCCCGATTTTGTTGTAGAATTCAATTTCTACTGCGATACTTACGGAATTGATACAATATCCATGGCAACAGCAACTGCCTTTGCTATGGAATGTTATGAAGCTGGGATACTCACAAAAGAGGATACCGGAGGCAAAGAACTCAATTTCGGCAACGGAGATGCAGTTCTGGAATGCTTGCATGAGATGTCACGCGGAGAAGGTTTCGGAGTAGAATTGGGACAGGGCATTAGATATCTGAAAGAAAAGCTCCAGAAGAAATATCCTGATAGAGCTCAATGGTTGCACGATATTGGTATGGAAGTAAAAGGTCTCGAGTATTCGGAATATGTCAGCAAAGAATCATTAGCCCAACAGGGTGGTTATGCTATGGCTGTTAAAGGTCCTCAGCACGATGAAGCTTGGCTGATCTTTATGGATATGGTCAATAACCAAATACCGACATTCGAGGATAAAGCAGAAGCGTTATATTATTTCCCGCTGTTCAGAACTTGGTTTGGCTTGATGGGTCTCTGTAAAATTGTCTGGAACGATGTAGTCCCTGCCGACAATGCAAAAAAATATCCGCCGCAAGTAGCGGCAAAAATACCAGATCACGTAGAAAATTACTGGAAGTTCTTTGAAGGGATGACTGGTAAGGAGCTCGATGAACAGAAGATGTTAGATCAGTCAGCAAGAGTTCATAACTTGCAAAGAGTTATGAGCGTTATGATGGGTTATGGCAAAAGAGAAGATGACATGCCACCTTACAGGGCTATGGGTCCTGTTACAGAGGAGGAATACCTATCCAGAGAAGATCGTTATGATAAACAACTTCAAGAAAATCTGGGAGTAGATCCGACAAAACTATCCCTAACAGAAAAGATGGAGATGACCCGTAAACATCGCTTTGATCAATATAATAAGTTAATGGATGCTGCCTATGAAAGACGTGGTTGGAATAAGCAAGGAATTCCTAAAATAGAGAGATTACAAGAATTAGGAATAGATCTGCCTGAATTAGTCGAGATTGTTCGACCATTTCAATAG
- the thiF gene encoding sulfur carrier protein ThiS adenylyltransferase ThiF: MNIEDLFLRNVPKMREKLKANKVGIAGCGGLGTNIAVSLVRAGIGEILLADFDKVELSNLNRQYFFLDDIGKMKTEALKEIIQRINPEVKITTINEELTPQNVVEIFSDIDVMVEAFDLADRKYWLIDSWSRHHKEIPLVCGSGVAGYGKSNELKMVRIGNLYVCGDQRSDMKDGLCSARVALVANMQANTVIEIIMQKEFK, translated from the coding sequence ATGAATATCGAAGATTTATTCTTAAGAAATGTTCCCAAGATGAGAGAGAAGCTAAAAGCCAACAAGGTTGGTATAGCAGGGTGTGGTGGTTTAGGAACCAATATAGCTGTTAGTCTTGTCAGAGCAGGCATTGGTGAGATACTTCTTGCTGACTTCGATAAAGTGGAACTATCTAATCTAAATCGTCAGTATTTCTTTTTGGATGATATAGGTAAAATGAAGACCGAAGCATTAAAAGAAATCATACAGCGGATAAATCCGGAAGTGAAGATAACGACGATAAATGAAGAACTTACTCCCCAAAATGTCGTAGAGATTTTCTCTGATATAGATGTAATGGTAGAAGCGTTTGACTTGGCAGACAGAAAGTACTGGCTCATTGACAGCTGGTCTCGTCATCACAAAGAGATCCCATTGGTATGTGGTAGCGGAGTAGCCGGTTATGGCAAGAGCAACGAATTAAAAATGGTTCGTATCGGTAATCTCTATGTCTGTGGTGATCAAAGATCAGATATGAAAGATGGACTCTGCTCTGCCCGAGTTGCGTTAGTTGCCAATATGCAGGCAAATACAGTCATTGAGATCATCATGCAGAAGGAGTTTAAATGA
- a CDS encoding MoaD/ThiS family protein, producing MITINNRDKLNWQQDLTIKDILKKMNYDYSLISIYLNEEYVPPEEYESREIPDDSSVQIIHLAHGG from the coding sequence ATGATAACTATCAATAATAGAGATAAACTAAACTGGCAACAGGATCTGACAATAAAAGATATACTAAAAAAAATGAATTATGATTATAGTTTGATCAGTATTTATCTGAACGAAGAATATGTACCACCGGAAGAATATGAAAGTAGAGAAATCCCTGATGATTCTTCTGTGCAGATCATACATCTGGCACATGGTGGGTGA
- a CDS encoding energy transducer TonB, whose product MKKYLIILTFITILSIILNIFPTQLYACIRCEILAQLDNSEIVPPQVINRTPLYYPQELQDELIMGRVVLEVTVLADSTIGYIGIIESVPELDSLAIANVMEWTFEPAYRDDEPTIGLLTVEVNFIPDFLEIDEEIALADTIMIDTAEIERLQDKIEKFIDTRQEPINHSLNLVNEPFYCENYHIISWQRRVPYIKRDNFSIIPSQTLSSHIFQNYYPLYKADVSKHSWSFSSTEYTLPVTFIEGYAGIGFLDMDFAHINLGKNNALNIDDLQIWATLLFQDGFWMGVNEKSTNLAINLKYPLGRHRFYWNSLFISQDIPPVKISNQYEYITNLPYEEKINEHSVFWENPYLNLGLRYETMEYRKIPEIERPERTLYQLLLNRTLHWRNHRINLQYEYFDIDETEFFSYPYLTTKHKDIRKIWYSYGSDQIKFETEAFSGMGFNYHSHSQLSYHPAELYSVGLGLLDSEPRFNQQNSVSTLIKNDLYATLNINTSFGHFKTSFGQRKQRQYGLSYHYLDDFLDPEEELISSGNEKTVDLSTPYVSGEFEVTQSLGVTDWLLAGFVTSNVNNELDYLPRWYGKTNLECRYNLLHNNAITAGLIYLHTEEYYTPIRKVPATNVLDGYIRISITRLFDIQADAKNLLETDAVFGYPVAGIHWNLGIRWFFFN is encoded by the coding sequence ATGAAGAAGTATCTGATCATTTTAACCTTTATCACAATACTATCGATTATCCTTAACATCTTCCCAACTCAATTATATGCTTGTATCAGATGCGAGATCCTCGCTCAACTTGATAATTCGGAAATTGTCCCCCCGCAAGTTATTAATCGTACCCCTCTTTATTATCCGCAAGAGTTGCAAGATGAATTGATCATGGGCAGAGTTGTATTAGAGGTTACTGTACTGGCTGACAGTACCATTGGTTATATTGGTATCATAGAATCTGTCCCCGAACTGGATAGTCTGGCAATAGCTAACGTTATGGAATGGACTTTTGAGCCGGCTTACAGAGACGATGAACCGACCATCGGGTTGTTAACTGTCGAAGTCAATTTCATCCCTGATTTTTTGGAGATAGACGAAGAGATCGCCTTAGCCGACACAATCATGATAGATACGGCAGAGATAGAAAGATTACAGGACAAGATAGAAAAATTCATTGATACGCGTCAAGAACCGATCAATCATTCTTTGAATCTAGTCAACGAACCATTTTATTGTGAAAATTATCATATCATATCATGGCAGAGAAGAGTACCGTATATCAAGAGAGACAATTTTTCCATAATTCCGTCACAAACTCTGTCTTCTCATATTTTCCAGAATTACTATCCCCTTTATAAAGCAGATGTTTCAAAACATAGCTGGTCTTTCAGTTCAACTGAATATACTCTTCCTGTTACCTTTATTGAAGGTTATGCAGGAATCGGGTTTCTTGATATGGACTTTGCTCATATCAATCTGGGAAAGAACAACGCTCTAAACATTGACGATCTGCAGATCTGGGCTACGCTTCTTTTTCAGGATGGATTCTGGATGGGGGTTAATGAAAAAAGCACCAATTTAGCAATTAACTTGAAATATCCTTTGGGAAGACATAGGTTCTATTGGAACTCTCTCTTTATCAGTCAGGATATCCCGCCGGTAAAAATCAGCAACCAATATGAGTATATTACCAATCTTCCCTATGAAGAGAAGATCAATGAACATTCAGTATTTTGGGAAAATCCATATCTTAATTTAGGTTTAAGGTATGAAACTATGGAATACCGTAAGATACCAGAAATAGAAAGACCAGAGAGGACTCTTTATCAATTATTGCTCAACCGTACTTTACATTGGCGAAATCACCGGATCAATCTCCAATACGAATATTTTGATATTGATGAGACAGAATTCTTTAGTTATCCATATCTGACTACAAAACATAAAGATATAAGAAAAATCTGGTATAGCTACGGTAGTGATCAGATAAAATTTGAAACAGAAGCATTTTCCGGTATGGGATTTAATTATCATTCCCACAGCCAATTGAGTTACCACCCAGCTGAATTGTACTCCGTTGGTCTAGGATTGTTAGATAGTGAACCGAGATTCAATCAACAAAATAGTGTTAGTACACTGATCAAAAACGATCTTTATGCAACATTGAATATCAATACATCATTTGGGCACTTCAAAACATCATTTGGGCAGAGGAAACAGAGGCAATACGGATTATCATATCATTACTTGGATGATTTTCTTGATCCGGAAGAAGAACTGATAAGTTCAGGAAATGAAAAGACTGTAGATTTATCTACACCTTATGTAAGTGGAGAATTTGAAGTGACCCAAAGCTTGGGAGTTACCGATTGGTTATTAGCTGGTTTTGTGACGTCAAATGTGAATAATGAACTCGATTATCTGCCTCGTTGGTATGGTAAAACAAATCTGGAATGCCGTTATAACCTACTGCATAATAATGCTATTACAGCAGGATTGATATATCTTCATACAGAAGAGTACTATACGCCAATCCGTAAAGTACCGGCAACTAATGTCCTTGATGGTTATATTAGAATCAGCATCACTAGATTATTCGATATTCAGGCAGATGCTAAGAATCTTCTGGAGACAGATGCAGTCTTTGGTTATCCTGTAGCCGGGATTCACTGGAATTTAGGAATTCGTTGGTTCTTCTTTAACTAA